The DNA sequence ATGCCGATGGCGTTGCTGCCGCCGCCAACGCAAGCGACGATGACATCGGGCAGCTTCCCTTCGCAGGCGAGAAACTGCTCTTTCGCCTCATCGCCAATGATGCGTTGAAACTCGCGCACCATTTTCGGGTACGGGTGCGGGCCGACCACCGAGCCGATCATGTAAAAATGGTCGTCGCAATGGGCGACCCAATAGCGAATCGCCTCGTTTGTCGCGTCTTTCAACGTCCGGTTGCCGCTTGAGACCGGCACCACTTCCGCGCCAAGCAGCTTCATGCGAAATACGTTCAACTCTTGCCGCTTGATGTCTTCCTCTCCCATAAAGACGATGCAGTCCATCCCGAAATGGGCCGCCACGGTCGCGGCCGCCACCCCATGTTGGCCGGCGCCGGTTTCCGCGATCAGCTTTTTCTTGCCCATCCGTTTCGCCAAAAGCGCCTGGCCGATGGCATTGTTGATTTTATGGGCGCCGGTATGGTTTAAATCTTCGCGCTTTAAATACATTTTCGCGCCGCCAAGCTGCCGTGTCAAATTCGGCGCGAACGTGAGCGGAGTCGGCCGCCCGGAGTAGTGCTGCAAAATGCGGATATATTCTTGTTTGAACGATTCGTCCGCCAGCGCTTTGTCAAGCTCTGCTTCGATTTCCTCAAGCGGAAGCATGAGCGTCTCCGGGATAAACTTGCCGCCGAAATCGCCAAACCGCCCATGTTCATTCGGAACGCGTTCCATCACTCATCCCCACCTTCTTGTTTCCAAACGTGAAACATGCTCCAACGTTGTCTGGGCATGTGTTCGCTGCGGTTTCGAAAACATCCTTTGTTTCTTTAGCCCAATATGTTATTTTTTCTTCAATCTGTTTCATCTTTTTCGGATCTTTGCGCCCGTCCGTTTCAATGCCGCTGCTGATATCGATGCCATCCGGGCGGTAGAGGAGCAGTCGCTCAATATTGTCCGGTGTGACGCCGCCGGCGATGAAGCAGGGCACGCCTTGGCGCGCCGCTTCTTCCAAATAGCGCGGCACCGCCTCCCAGTCGAACGCGACGCCGGTCCCGCCCCACAAGCCGGCGACGCGGCTGTCGACAACATAGCCATCAGCCACCCCAGCGTACTGCTTCATCGCCTCAAGCGCTCCATCGTCGTGATGGATCGCCTTCCAAACAGCGCGCCGTGTCACTTCTTTCACAGCAGCCACCTCATTTGGCGTCTCGCGGCCATGGCATTGGATGATATGAAGCGGCAATTCAGCAGTGACAGCGGCAATCTGCTCCGCCGCGGCATTGACAAACACCCCGACGAGCTGTTTGCCGCCAAGCGGCGCTGACGCCAGCCAGCGCTTCACCTCAGCAGGCGAGACGCGCCGCTTGCTGTCCGCAAAAATAAACCCGAGGTAGTCCGCCCCGCTTGCCAAGGCGGCCCGCACATCTTCGGCGGAGCGGTTGCCGCAATATTTAAGCCGGATCATGGCCGCCATCCTCCCCGAACAGCCGGTAGACAGCCCGCTCGACGTCCGCCTGGCGCATGAGCGACTCGCCGACGAGCATCGCCTGCGCCCCGTACGAGCGGACCGTTTCGACGTCGCGCCAAGAGCTGATCCCGCTTTCGCTGACGATAACGCATGACGGCGGAATAAGCGGCGCCAGCGCTTTTGTCGCCTCAAGCGCCGTCACAAACGTATGCAAGTCGCGGTTGTTAATGCCGATCACTTCCGGAGTGAACCGGTCAAGCAGCCGCTCGAGCGTCTCTTTTGCGTGCACTTCGACGAGGCATTCCAACCCGATGTCGTACGCCTCGCGGTAAAGCGCCTCGAGCGTTTCCGGCGCCAGCGCCTCGCCGATCAATAAAATCGCGTCAGCCCCGAGCCGGGCGCTTTCTTCCACTTGCCGGCGGTCGATGATGAAATCTTTGCGCAGCACCGGAATATCCACCGTTTCTTTCACAAGGCGCAAATAGCTGCGGTGTCCCTGGAAGTAACGTTCATCCGTCAACACGCTGATCGCATCGGCTCCGGCGCGCTCGTATGCTTTGGCGATGGCCGCCGGATCAAAATCGGCGCGAATGAGGCCTTTTGACGGCGACGCCTTTTTCACTTCAGCGATCAAACCGAGCGCCCGCCGCGGCCGCCGGAGCGCCGCGGCGAACGGCCGGCGCTTCGGCTCCGGCAGCGGTTCTGGCATGGTCAATGTTTCGAGTTCTTCCCGTTTGGTTGCCAAAATTTGCTCAAGCACCGTGGACCACTTCCTTTCGGCGCAGGCGCTGCAGCTGCTCGTACGCCGTTTTGACCAAAATGGCGTCTTTCGCCATCGCCACCCCA is a window from the Geobacillus stearothermophilus ATCC 12980 genome containing:
- the trpB gene encoding tryptophan synthase subunit beta, which encodes MERVPNEHGRFGDFGGKFIPETLMLPLEEIEAELDKALADESFKQEYIRILQHYSGRPTPLTFAPNLTRQLGGAKMYLKREDLNHTGAHKINNAIGQALLAKRMGKKKLIAETGAGQHGVAAATVAAHFGMDCIVFMGEEDIKRQELNVFRMKLLGAEVVPVSSGNRTLKDATNEAIRYWVAHCDDHFYMIGSVVGPHPYPKMVREFQRIIGDEAKEQFLACEGKLPDVIVACVGGGSNAIGMFYPFLQDDVRLVGVEAAGKGIDTPYHAATITKGTKGVIHGAMTYLLQDEYGQIVEPYSISAGLDYPGVGPEHAYLASIGRVRYESVTDEEAVAAFRLLAQTEGIIPAIESAHAVAKAVELAQAMSPDETVLICLSGRGDKDVQTMMRHLGAKEGEDVAAIR
- the trpC gene encoding indole-3-glycerol phosphate synthase TrpC, with amino-acid sequence MLEQILATKREELETLTMPEPLPEPKRRPFAAALRRPRRALGLIAEVKKASPSKGLIRADFDPAAIAKAYERAGADAISVLTDERYFQGHRSYLRLVKETVDIPVLRKDFIIDRRQVEESARLGADAILLIGEALAPETLEALYREAYDIGLECLVEVHAKETLERLLDRFTPEVIGINNRDLHTFVTALEATKALAPLIPPSCVIVSESGISSWRDVETVRSYGAQAMLVGESLMRQADVERAVYRLFGEDGGHDPA